From one Nyctibius grandis isolate bNycGra1 chromosome 20, bNycGra1.pri, whole genome shotgun sequence genomic stretch:
- the VSIR gene encoding V-type immunoglobulin domain-containing suppressor of T-cell activation isoform X1 translates to MEATSPRPGRLLAALCLLASHGGLATLLITTPYSLCVCPEGQNVTLTCRISGPLADRHDLLYKTWYFSSNGDQNCSEKKHIRNVTEKELHHDPGRHHKPLSNSTQKSPLGGSQASHHGVEFVPDHHGAFHIMVMNLTLQDSGNYCCYAVEASWEHGKPQTRQVAHGFVELQIQQGRGGLQNCTFHTATSKDITAAALATGACIVGILCLPLILLLIYKQRQAVSSRRAHELVRMESSAQGIENPVFEAVPSASAEPRPRPQLSYMASRQPSESGRHLLSEPGTPLSPPGPGDCFFPTLDPVPDSPNSLKA, encoded by the exons GAGGGCTGGCAACGCTCCTCATCACCACCCCGTACTCGCTGTGCGTGTGTCCCGAGGGCCAGAACGTCACCCTGACCTGCCGCATCAGCGGTCCCCTCGCCGACCGCCACGACCTGCTCTACAAAACCTGGTACTTCAGCAGCAACGGTGACCAGAACTGCTCCGAGAAGAAGCACATCCGCAACGTCACCGAGAAGGAGCTGCACCACGACCCCGGCAGGCACCACAAGCCGCTGAGCAACAGCACCCAAAAATCCCCCCTTGGGGGCAGCCAAGCCAGCCATCACGGGGTGGAGTTTGTCCCCGACCACCACGGTGCCTTCCACATCATGGTGATGAACCTGACGCTGCAGGACAGCGGGAATTACTGCTGCTACGCCGTGGAGGCCAGCTGGGAGCACGGCAAGCCCCAGACGCGCCAGGTCGCTCACGGTTTTGTGGAGCTGCAGATCCAGCAAG gcagaggagggctTCAGAACTGCACGTTTCACACTGCCACCAGCAaag ATATCACGGCCGCCGCGCTGGCGACGGGTGCCTGCATCGTGGGCATCCTCTGCCTGCCCCTCATCTTGCTCCTCATCTACAAGCAGAGACAAGCCGTCAGCAGCAGAC GTGCCCACGAGCTTGTCAGGATGGAGAG CAGCGCCCAGGGCATCGAAAACCCCGTCTTCGAGGCGGTCCCCTCAGCGAGCGCGGAGCCACGACCCCGACCCCAGCTCTCCTACATGGCCAGCCGGCAGCCCTCCGAGTCCGGCCGGCACCTGCTCTCCGAGCCCGGcaccccgctgtccccccccggccccggggacTGCTTCTTCCCGACTCTGG ATCCTGTTCCCGACTCTCCAAATTCCTTGAAAGCCTGA
- the VSIR gene encoding V-type immunoglobulin domain-containing suppressor of T-cell activation isoform X2: MEATSPRPGRLLAALCLLASHGGLATLLITTPYSLCVCPEGQNVTLTCRISGPLADRHDLLYKTWYFSSNGDQNCSEKKHIRNVTEKELHHDPGRHHKPLSNSTQKSPLGGSQASHHGVEFVPDHHGAFHIMVMNLTLQDSGNYCCYAVEASWEHGKPQTRQVAHGFVELQIQQGRGGLQNCTFHTATSKDITAAALATGACIVGILCLPLILLLIYKQRQAVSSRRAHELVRMESAQGIENPVFEAVPSASAEPRPRPQLSYMASRQPSESGRHLLSEPGTPLSPPGPGDCFFPTLDPVPDSPNSLKA, encoded by the exons GAGGGCTGGCAACGCTCCTCATCACCACCCCGTACTCGCTGTGCGTGTGTCCCGAGGGCCAGAACGTCACCCTGACCTGCCGCATCAGCGGTCCCCTCGCCGACCGCCACGACCTGCTCTACAAAACCTGGTACTTCAGCAGCAACGGTGACCAGAACTGCTCCGAGAAGAAGCACATCCGCAACGTCACCGAGAAGGAGCTGCACCACGACCCCGGCAGGCACCACAAGCCGCTGAGCAACAGCACCCAAAAATCCCCCCTTGGGGGCAGCCAAGCCAGCCATCACGGGGTGGAGTTTGTCCCCGACCACCACGGTGCCTTCCACATCATGGTGATGAACCTGACGCTGCAGGACAGCGGGAATTACTGCTGCTACGCCGTGGAGGCCAGCTGGGAGCACGGCAAGCCCCAGACGCGCCAGGTCGCTCACGGTTTTGTGGAGCTGCAGATCCAGCAAG gcagaggagggctTCAGAACTGCACGTTTCACACTGCCACCAGCAaag ATATCACGGCCGCCGCGCTGGCGACGGGTGCCTGCATCGTGGGCATCCTCTGCCTGCCCCTCATCTTGCTCCTCATCTACAAGCAGAGACAAGCCGTCAGCAGCAGAC GTGCCCACGAGCTTGTCAGGATGGAGAG CGCCCAGGGCATCGAAAACCCCGTCTTCGAGGCGGTCCCCTCAGCGAGCGCGGAGCCACGACCCCGACCCCAGCTCTCCTACATGGCCAGCCGGCAGCCCTCCGAGTCCGGCCGGCACCTGCTCTCCGAGCCCGGcaccccgctgtccccccccggccccggggacTGCTTCTTCCCGACTCTGG ATCCTGTTCCCGACTCTCCAAATTCCTTGAAAGCCTGA